From one Cynocephalus volans isolate mCynVol1 chromosome X, mCynVol1.pri, whole genome shotgun sequence genomic stretch:
- the LOC134367642 gene encoding melanoma-associated antigen 10-like, producing MPRPSKRRRCMLQSQSETQAVVDAQLSEAEEEDTSSSSSTCSSSFPSSFPSSPSSPSSLCPLLSSSPEGEEEMFAAETQSPPQSLQRAGSPLTAAASTSWSQPNKGSSSQEEEEPSTSQDPQSLPGNEFDKKVDDLVNLLLLKYQMKEPITKEEMLNGVLRNYEDQFPAIFSEASECMQLVFGIDVKEVDPAGHSYVLVTTLGLTYDGMQSDDQTIPRTGLLLFVLSIIFMEGNCTPEKEIWEALRVIGVYAGREHFIFGEPRKLITEVWVQENYLEYRQVPDSDPACYELLWGPRAHAEARKMKVLEFLAKINGSDPRSFPLWYEEALRDEEERGQARNATVDDTTAMASASSSATSGFSFPK from the coding sequence ATGCCTCGCCCTTCAAAGCGTCGGCGCTGCATGCTTCAGTCCCAAAGTGAGACGCAGGCCGTCGTGGATGCACAGCTTTCGGAGGCTGAGGAGGAGGATACTTCTTCATCCTCCTCTACCTgctcctcctcttttccctcctcttttccctcctctccctcctccccctcctccctttgTCCTCTACTCTCAAGCAGcccagagggggaggaggagatgttTGCTGCTGAGACACAGAGTCCTCCCCAGAGTCTGCAGAGAGCCGGCTCCCCCCTCACTGCCGCTGCCTCCACTTCATGGAGTCAACCCAATAAGGGCTCCAGCagccaggaagaggaggagccgAGCACCTCGCAAGACCCTCAGTCCTTGCCCGGAAATGAGTTTGATAAAAAGGTGGATGATCTGGTAAATTTGCTGCTCCTCAAGTATCAGATGAAGGAGCcgatcacaaaggaagaaatgctgaATGGTGTCCTCAGAAACTACGAGGACCAATTCCCTGCCATCTTCAGCGAAGCCTCTGAGTGCATGCAGCTGGTCTTTGGCATTGATGTGAAGGAAGTGGACCCTGCCGGCCACTCCTATGTCCTCGTCACCACCCTGGGCCTCACCTACGATGGGATGCAGAGTGATGACCAGACCATACCTAGAACGGGCCTGCTGCTATTTGTCCTGAGCATTATCTTCATGGAGGGCAACTGTACTCCTGAGAAGGAGATCTGGGAAGCGTTGCGTGTGATAGGGGTGTATGCTGGGAGGGAGCACTTCATCTTtggggagcccaggaagctcatcacTGAAGTTTGGGTGCAGGAAAACTACTTGGAGTACCGGCAGGTGCCCGACAGTGATCCCGCATGCTATGAGTTGCTGTGGGGCCCGCGTGCCCACGCTGAAGCCAGGAAGATGAAAGTCCTGGAGTTTTTGGCCAAGATCAATGGGAGCGATCCCAGATCTTTCCCACTGTGGTATGAGGAGGCtttgagagatgaggaagagagGGGCCAGGCTAGAAATGCCACAGTAGATGATACTACTGCCATGGCCAGTGCCAGTTCCAGTGCCACCAGCGGCTTCTCCTTCCCCAAGTAA